A part of Maniola jurtina chromosome 19, ilManJurt1.1, whole genome shotgun sequence genomic DNA contains:
- the LOC123875252 gene encoding uncharacterized protein LOC123875252: MRVALYIIVIYTTIIHTTSYINVRDGEKSSIYRYDQKNPNKITNNDKNVLHFGLGKRIEDLKDAKAAKRKSEVLKRLKVYEKQLNMAGDIEKIVKDPDLEKQVYHKDPVLNYMKGRNFRRARRSSESSYFESDSSSSSREIPDWKEEWKQHWLQKKLEAINSSVPKGDIVNMVAARPWGVPCGDPNQHDAPWGSCMLPMECEAEYRIYRGDYFCGRTKFICCALEVTNYDLYAGFDVSFADSSLATDTEEKKGKNKGSKERKRRKRARDKKRRLRERLKRKRKIKRTIRKIMREIRKILNRSYRNGTTARKKKTKQLKKFIKELKKRYRKERKSVKDIHEMELIKIDAALQNRLNEIRGMNRDFISNQTFRDIIVNGTINRQNMKMLMKAYPDLADVFKSRRSGTVRSPRDYLEYDIEYGYLYY, translated from the exons ATGAGAGTTGCTTTATATATCATCGTAATTTATACAACTATTATACATACGACATCGTATATTAACGTTAGAGATGGTGAAAAGTCTTCAATATACAGATATGATCAGAAAAATcctaataaaattactaataatGACAAAAACGTACTACATTTTGGACTTGGGAAAAGAATAGAAGATCTTAAAGATGCAAAGGCTGCGAAAAGAAAATCCGAAGTATTGAAAAGATTAAAGGTTTATGAAAAACAACTTAACATGGCGGGCGATattgaaaaaattgtaaaagatCCGGACTTAGAAAAGCAAGTGTACCACAAAGACCCTGTGTTGAACTACATGAAGGGGAGAAATTTTAGAAGAGCAAGACGATCCTCGGAGTCTTCTTATTTTGAGAGTGACTCTTCTAGTTCAAGCAGAGAAATTCCGGATTGGAAGGAAGAATGGAAACAGCATTGGCTGCAGAAGAAGTTAGAAGCAATCAACTCTTCTGTGCCTAAAGGCGATATAGTTAACATGGTTGCTGCAA GGCCATGGGGTGTGCCTTGTGGAGATCCAAATCAACATGATGCACCATGGGGATCTTGCATGTTACCGATGGAGTGTGAAGCCGAATACAGAATATATCGAGGAGATTACTTCTGTGGCCGTACCAAATTCATATGCTGCGCTCTGGAGGTGACAAACTACGATCTATACGCAGGATTTGATGTTTCATTTGCCGATTCGAGCTTAGCAACTGATACAGAAGAAAAGAAAGGTAAAAACAAAGGTTCTAAAGAGCGTAAAAGACGCAAGAGGGCAAGAGATAAAAAACGTAGACTGAGAGAAAGGTTGAAGCGTAAACGTAAAATAAAGAGGACCATTAGAAAGATAATGAGAGAAATAAGAAAGATACTGAATAGGTCATATCGAAATGGAACCACCGCAAGGAAGAAGAAGACAAAGCAACTAAAGAAATTCATCAAAGAGTTGAAGAAGCGTTACAGGAAAGAAAGAAAGTCTGTCAAAGACATCCATGAAATGGAGTTGATAAAAATTGATGCAGCGTTACAAAACAGATTAAACGAAATACGAGGCATGAACCGAGATTTCATAAGTAACCAAACTTTTAGGGATATCATTGTAAATGGAACGATAAATAGACAGAATATGAAAATGTTGATGAAAGCGTATCCAGATTTGGCTGATGTGTTCAAATCGAGGCGGAGTGGGACTGTCAGGAGTCCCCGGGATTATTTGGAATACGATATCGAATATGGATATCTTTATTACTGA
- the LOC123875257 gene encoding ribonuclease P protein subunit rpr2, which produces MKKVHGNDSFQRINYLYQISKHMAGINPVLSAYYGNLIINVAKKNVLKIHPDIKRQVCKKCRSMLVDKTSAKMKIKNKHKSKHIEWICNTCHTKRDFPTDKGKDHRVWLERPEAVEEVIN; this is translated from the exons atGAAAAAAGTACACGGAAACGATTCTTTCCAAAGAATTAACTATCTTtatcaa ATAAGTAAACACATGGCTGGCATTAACCCAGTGCTTTCAGCCTATTACGGAAATCTTATAATTAACGTGGCGAAGAAGAATGTCTTAAAAAT TCACCCAGATATAAAGAGGCAAGTATGCAAGAAGTGCCGCTCAATGCTTGTGGATAAGACATCCGCAAAAATGAAGATAAAGAACAAGCATAAATCTAAACACATCGAATGGATATGCAACACTTGTCATACAAAGAGGGACTTCCCCACTGATAAGGGCAAAGACCATAGAGTTTGGCTGGAGAGGCCAGAAGCTGTTGAAGaagtaattaattaa
- the LOC123875251 gene encoding polyribonucleotide nucleotidyltransferase 1, mitochondrial isoform X1 has translation MLPKNRAFLSKLRPRSRYHCRYLSSQANVGEIEVPFSNGIPLKLSTGRYARFADGACVATLGNTSVLSTVVSKAKQSSSNFLPLLVDYRQKAAAAGRIPTNFLRKELGPTEREILTSRLIDRSLRPLFPQNYNFDTQIVCNMLAVDSTNPPETVAINAASAALALSDVPWSGPVGAVRLGQIDNEIIVNPTRRDLEKSALNLVVAATSSNLVVMLEGHANVILQQDLLKAIKLGTKEAQHIVRSIQALQKTHGKMKREYEVQVPMDQSVLDSVKTLSSMKIREILSDASHDKISRDNAISEVRQTVLNQLRDTEVDVNILQDCFNTNLRKIFRDMIFETELRCDGRGLDELRKITCEVGLYEPLHGSALFQRGQTQVLCTVAFDSPESALKMDTLTMITSGIKEKNFFLHYEFPSYATGEVGRSGPPGRREAGHGALAERGLLPVVPQQQCTTRLTAEVLESNGSSSMASVCGGSLALLDAGVALTAPAAGVAIGLVSRSDDAGHIADYRILTDLLGIEDYMGDMDFKVAGTKKGITALQADVKLPGLPLKIVMESIQKACDAKSKIIDIMNQCIDKPRQGRKENMPVMEEMEVEVHKRAKLLGIGGSNLKRLYVETGVQISPIDETRYSVFAPSQAAMDEARARIAALLNAERTPELEFGAIYTAKVVEMKEIGVLVTLYSGMSPALVHNSQLDHRKIMHPSVLGLDVGSEIQVKYFGRDPVSGQLRLSRKVLTSPPPGIVRKLDNK, from the exons ATGTTACCCAAAAACCGAGCTTTTTTATCCAAACTAAGGCCTCGAAGTAGATATCATTGCAGATATCTATCATCTCAAGCCAATGTTGGTGAAATTGAAGTGCCATTTTCTAATgg TATCCCTCTAAAGCTATCAACAGGTAGATATGCAAGGTTCGCGGATGGGGCTTGTGTGGCTACCCTGGGCAACACCAGTGTGTTATCCACTGTGGTATCAAAGGCAAAACAGAGTTCTAGCAACTTCCTACCTCTGCTAGTGGATTATAGACAGAAGGCGGCTGCTGCTGGGCGGATACCTACCAACTTTCTAAGGAAAGAATTGG GTCCAACAGAACGTGAAATCCTTACATCGCGTCTCATAGACAGATCTCTCCGACCGCTATTCCCACAGAACTACAACTTTGACACACAGATAGTGTGCAACATGCTTGCGGTGGACAGCACCAATCCTCCAGAAACCGTCGCGATTAACGCGGCGAGTGCGGCACTGGCTTTATCTGACGTGCCGTGGAGTGGACCAGTTGGAGCTGTTAG ACTAGGCCAAATAGACAATGAAATAATCGTCAACCCAACACGCCGCGATTTGGAAAAGTCGGCCCTTAACTTAGTGGTTGCGGCAACCAGCAGCAACCTGGTGGTGATGCTGGAGGGTCATGCCAATGTTATCCTGCAGCAGGACCTGCTGAAAGCCATCAAACTAG GTACCAAAGAAGCTCAGCACATTGTAAGGAGTATACAGGCCTTACAGAAAACTCATGGTAAAATGAAGAGAGAATATGAAGTCCAGGTTCCTATGGACCAGAGTGTATTGGATTCAGTCAAAACATTGTCTTCTATGAAGATCAGAGAAATACTGAG TGACGCGAGCCACGACAAAATATCCCGCGACAATGCAATATCAGAAGTACGACAAACCGTCCTCAATCAACTTCGTGACACAGAAGTAGATGTAAATATATTACAAGACTGCTTCAACACTAACCTACGGAAGATATTCAGGGATATGATCTTCGAAACTGAGCTCAGATGCGACGGTAGAGGGCTGGATGAACTGAGGAAGATTACTTGTGAG GTGGGTTTGTATGAACCACTGCACGGCAGCGCTCTGTTCCAACGCGGGCAGACGCAAGTACTTTGTACGGTTGCCTTTGATTCGCCCGAAAGCGCTCTCAAAATGGACACATTGACTATGATTACGAG tggtataaaagaaaaaaacttcTTCCTTCACTACGAGTTTCCATCATACGCGACAGGGGAGGTGGGTCGAAGTGGGCCACCGGGCAGGCGCGAAGCGGGGCACGGCGCCCTCGCAGAGCGGGGCTTGTTGCCCGTCGTGCCCCAACAGCAGTGCACCACCAGACTCACTGCTGAGGTGCTGGAGAGCAATG ggtCAAGTTCCATGGCGTCAGTGTGCGGGGGGTCACTCGCACTGTTGGACGCGGGAGTGGCTTTGACCGCGCCGGCGGCCGGCGTGGCCATCGGCCTCGTGTCCCGGAGCGACGACGCGGGCCACATCGCCGACTACAGGATACTGACCGATTTGTTA GGTATAGAAGACTACATGGGCGATATGGACTTCAAAGTGGCGGGAACTAAGAAGGGCATAACCGCGCTGCAAGCTGATGTCAAGTTACCAGGGCTGCCTCTGAAAATCGTGATGGAGTCGATACAGAAAGCCTGCGACGCTAAGAGCAAGATCATTGATATTATGAACCAGTGTATCGACAAACCcag ACAAGGTCGCAAGGAGAATATGCCGGTGATGGAAGAAATGGAGGTGGAAGTGCACAAGCGAGCTAAGTTGCTCGGCATAGGAGGATCTAACCTTAAGAGGCTGTATGTGGAGACTGGAGTTCAG ATCAGTCCTATAGACGAGACTCGATACAGCGTGTTTGCGCCGTCTCAAGCTGCTATGGACGAGGCGCGCGCGCGCATCGCGGCTTTGCTGAACGCTGAACGAACGCCTGAACTTGAATTCGGCGCCATTTACACAGCTAAA GTAGTGGAAATGAAGGAAATAGGAGTGCTAGTGACTCTGTACTCCGGCATGTCACCGGCGTTAGTGCACAATTCGCAGCTGGATCATAGAAAG ATAATGCACCCATCAGTTCTTGGTCTGGACGTGGGATCAGAAATCCAAGTGAAATATTTCGGCCGCGACCCGGTGTCAGGACAACTGAGGTTATCAAGAAAAGTGCTCACATCCCCTCCACCCGGCATCGTTAGAAAACTGGACAACaaatag
- the LOC123875251 gene encoding polyribonucleotide nucleotidyltransferase 1, mitochondrial isoform X2, with protein sequence MLAVDSTNPPETVAINAASAALALSDVPWSGPVGAVRLGQIDNEIIVNPTRRDLEKSALNLVVAATSSNLVVMLEGHANVILQQDLLKAIKLGTKEAQHIVRSIQALQKTHGKMKREYEVQVPMDQSVLDSVKTLSSMKIREILSDASHDKISRDNAISEVRQTVLNQLRDTEVDVNILQDCFNTNLRKIFRDMIFETELRCDGRGLDELRKITCEVGLYEPLHGSALFQRGQTQVLCTVAFDSPESALKMDTLTMITSGIKEKNFFLHYEFPSYATGEVGRSGPPGRREAGHGALAERGLLPVVPQQQCTTRLTAEVLESNGSSSMASVCGGSLALLDAGVALTAPAAGVAIGLVSRSDDAGHIADYRILTDLLGIEDYMGDMDFKVAGTKKGITALQADVKLPGLPLKIVMESIQKACDAKSKIIDIMNQCIDKPRQGRKENMPVMEEMEVEVHKRAKLLGIGGSNLKRLYVETGVQISPIDETRYSVFAPSQAAMDEARARIAALLNAERTPELEFGAIYTAKVVEMKEIGVLVTLYSGMSPALVHNSQLDHRKIMHPSVLGLDVGSEIQVKYFGRDPVSGQLRLSRKVLTSPPPGIVRKLDNK encoded by the exons ATGCTTGCGGTGGACAGCACCAATCCTCCAGAAACCGTCGCGATTAACGCGGCGAGTGCGGCACTGGCTTTATCTGACGTGCCGTGGAGTGGACCAGTTGGAGCTGTTAG ACTAGGCCAAATAGACAATGAAATAATCGTCAACCCAACACGCCGCGATTTGGAAAAGTCGGCCCTTAACTTAGTGGTTGCGGCAACCAGCAGCAACCTGGTGGTGATGCTGGAGGGTCATGCCAATGTTATCCTGCAGCAGGACCTGCTGAAAGCCATCAAACTAG GTACCAAAGAAGCTCAGCACATTGTAAGGAGTATACAGGCCTTACAGAAAACTCATGGTAAAATGAAGAGAGAATATGAAGTCCAGGTTCCTATGGACCAGAGTGTATTGGATTCAGTCAAAACATTGTCTTCTATGAAGATCAGAGAAATACTGAG TGACGCGAGCCACGACAAAATATCCCGCGACAATGCAATATCAGAAGTACGACAAACCGTCCTCAATCAACTTCGTGACACAGAAGTAGATGTAAATATATTACAAGACTGCTTCAACACTAACCTACGGAAGATATTCAGGGATATGATCTTCGAAACTGAGCTCAGATGCGACGGTAGAGGGCTGGATGAACTGAGGAAGATTACTTGTGAG GTGGGTTTGTATGAACCACTGCACGGCAGCGCTCTGTTCCAACGCGGGCAGACGCAAGTACTTTGTACGGTTGCCTTTGATTCGCCCGAAAGCGCTCTCAAAATGGACACATTGACTATGATTACGAG tggtataaaagaaaaaaacttcTTCCTTCACTACGAGTTTCCATCATACGCGACAGGGGAGGTGGGTCGAAGTGGGCCACCGGGCAGGCGCGAAGCGGGGCACGGCGCCCTCGCAGAGCGGGGCTTGTTGCCCGTCGTGCCCCAACAGCAGTGCACCACCAGACTCACTGCTGAGGTGCTGGAGAGCAATG ggtCAAGTTCCATGGCGTCAGTGTGCGGGGGGTCACTCGCACTGTTGGACGCGGGAGTGGCTTTGACCGCGCCGGCGGCCGGCGTGGCCATCGGCCTCGTGTCCCGGAGCGACGACGCGGGCCACATCGCCGACTACAGGATACTGACCGATTTGTTA GGTATAGAAGACTACATGGGCGATATGGACTTCAAAGTGGCGGGAACTAAGAAGGGCATAACCGCGCTGCAAGCTGATGTCAAGTTACCAGGGCTGCCTCTGAAAATCGTGATGGAGTCGATACAGAAAGCCTGCGACGCTAAGAGCAAGATCATTGATATTATGAACCAGTGTATCGACAAACCcag ACAAGGTCGCAAGGAGAATATGCCGGTGATGGAAGAAATGGAGGTGGAAGTGCACAAGCGAGCTAAGTTGCTCGGCATAGGAGGATCTAACCTTAAGAGGCTGTATGTGGAGACTGGAGTTCAG ATCAGTCCTATAGACGAGACTCGATACAGCGTGTTTGCGCCGTCTCAAGCTGCTATGGACGAGGCGCGCGCGCGCATCGCGGCTTTGCTGAACGCTGAACGAACGCCTGAACTTGAATTCGGCGCCATTTACACAGCTAAA GTAGTGGAAATGAAGGAAATAGGAGTGCTAGTGACTCTGTACTCCGGCATGTCACCGGCGTTAGTGCACAATTCGCAGCTGGATCATAGAAAG ATAATGCACCCATCAGTTCTTGGTCTGGACGTGGGATCAGAAATCCAAGTGAAATATTTCGGCCGCGACCCGGTGTCAGGACAACTGAGGTTATCAAGAAAAGTGCTCACATCCCCTCCACCCGGCATCGTTAGAAAACTGGACAACaaatag